In Amycolatopsis jiangsuensis, the following proteins share a genomic window:
- the proB gene encoding glutamate 5-kinase — translation MNGTRQEIAGARRLVVKIGSSALTTAGSGLDVARLDALVDAIAARVRRDAQIVLVSSGAIGAGLAPLKLGKRPRDLATQQAAASVGQLTLAHAYAESFGRYALTVGQVLLTSDDVVRRSHYRNAQRTFSRLLALGTVPVVNENDTVATQEIRFGDNDRLAALVAHLIGAEALILLSDVDGLYDGDPRAGATRRIAEVHSESDVDGIAVGISSSGLGTGGMVSKLAAARTAAGAGIPVLLAAAVDAADALGAARSGTAFTPADTRLSARRFWLGYATDASGKLRLDDGAVRAILRRRSLLAAGITGLDGDFQAGDVVDLVDAADVPVARGVVGFDAAELPALIGRSSHEVPVEHRREVVHADDLVPLRR, via the coding sequence GTGAACGGGACCCGGCAGGAGATCGCCGGGGCCCGCAGGCTCGTGGTCAAGATCGGCTCGTCCGCACTGACCACCGCGGGCAGCGGGCTCGACGTGGCCCGGCTGGACGCGCTGGTCGACGCCATCGCCGCCCGGGTGCGGCGTGACGCGCAGATCGTGCTCGTGTCCTCGGGTGCGATCGGTGCCGGGCTGGCGCCGCTGAAGCTGGGCAAGCGGCCGCGGGATCTGGCCACCCAGCAGGCCGCCGCCAGCGTCGGCCAGCTGACGCTCGCACACGCGTACGCGGAGTCCTTCGGCCGTTACGCGCTCACCGTCGGTCAGGTCCTGCTGACCTCCGACGACGTGGTGCGCCGGTCGCACTACCGCAACGCCCAGCGCACGTTCTCGCGGCTGCTCGCCCTCGGCACGGTGCCGGTGGTGAACGAGAACGACACCGTGGCCACGCAGGAGATCCGGTTCGGTGACAACGACCGTCTGGCGGCGCTGGTGGCACACCTGATCGGCGCCGAGGCGCTGATCCTGCTGTCCGATGTGGACGGTCTGTACGACGGTGATCCGCGCGCCGGTGCCACCCGCCGGATCGCCGAGGTGCACAGTGAGTCCGATGTGGACGGTATCGCGGTCGGCATCTCCTCGTCCGGCCTCGGTACCGGAGGGATGGTTTCGAAGCTCGCCGCGGCCCGCACCGCTGCCGGAGCGGGGATCCCGGTGTTGCTCGCCGCCGCCGTCGACGCTGCGGACGCACTCGGTGCTGCCCGCAGCGGTACGGCTTTCACCCCGGCGGACACCCGGCTGTCGGCCCGCCGCTTCTGGCTCGGCTACGCCACCGACGCGTCCGGGAAGCTCCGTCTCGACGACGGAGCGGTGCGGGCGATCCTGCGCCGTCGTTCCCTGCTGGCGGCCGGCATCACCGGCCTCGACGGCGACTTCCAGGCAGGCGACGTGGTCGACCTCGTCGACGCGGCCGACGTTCCGGTGGCCCGTGGCGTCGTAGGTTTCGACGCGGCCGAACTGCCCGCGCTGATCGGCCGCTCCAGCCACGAGGTCCCGGTGGAACACCGCCGCGAGGTCGTCCACGCCGACGATCTGGTTCCACTGCGCCGCTGA
- a CDS encoding NAD(P)-binding protein, translating into MNEVEVAVVGGGTGGLCLAHGLRRAGVKVAVYERSRTRTERLQGYRVHIDPTGSSALHECLSPSTWDSFLVTTGTSAGGFAFVTEQLRELAMLSRPPDADPATAHHSASRISLHRVTESSGTTRNSSGTSPAETGRSCTSRTAPPRRPAWLSARTGRIHACASSCCRMPGLWIPESPASPGSPRSPPNPAGACRSG; encoded by the coding sequence GTGAACGAGGTCGAAGTGGCCGTGGTCGGGGGCGGTACCGGTGGGCTGTGCCTGGCACACGGGCTGCGCCGCGCGGGAGTGAAGGTCGCGGTGTACGAACGCAGCCGCACGCGTACGGAACGGCTACAGGGCTACCGCGTGCACATCGACCCGACCGGATCGTCGGCACTGCACGAATGCCTGTCACCGTCCACTTGGGACAGTTTCCTGGTCACGACCGGAACGAGCGCGGGCGGCTTCGCCTTCGTCACCGAACAGCTGCGGGAGCTGGCCATGCTGTCGCGGCCGCCGGACGCCGACCCGGCCACTGCGCACCACTCCGCGAGCCGCATCTCGCTGCACCGGGTGACGGAATCGTCCGGTACGACAAGGAATTCGTCCGGTACGAGTCCGGCGGAAACGGGGCGGTCCTGCACTTCGCGGACGGCACCACCGCGGAGGCCGGCCTGGTTGTCGGCGCGGACGGGGCGAATTCACGCGTGCGCCTCCAGCTGCTGCCGCATGCCCGGCCTGTGGATACCGGAATCACCGGCGTCGCCGGGAAGTCCCCGCTCACCGCCGAATCCCGCGGGTGCGTGCCGGAGCGGTTGA
- a CDS encoding FAD-dependent oxidoreductase: MFTAPHEFPDDAENDETAAIDPVLFDNTASYVMWVYAARTRCFPAGLAELAGPGLRSLVLERIEGWHPAFSRLVADSPDATVSLLPIRTSVPVGAWETGPVTLLGDAAHSMTPFRGIGANVALRDAQLLSRALAGGGDVRAAVADYERRMREYGYRAVRASARSADRFVTESRFHRGLTRGGFAAMGRVSELRRRFAGTPG; this comes from the coding sequence ATGTTCACCGCGCCGCACGAGTTTCCGGACGACGCGGAAAACGACGAGACCGCCGCGATCGACCCGGTCCTGTTCGACAACACCGCGAGCTACGTGATGTGGGTGTACGCGGCGCGCACCCGGTGTTTCCCGGCCGGGCTGGCCGAACTGGCGGGGCCCGGCCTGCGTTCCCTGGTGCTGGAACGGATCGAAGGCTGGCACCCGGCGTTCTCGCGGCTCGTGGCGGATTCCCCGGACGCGACGGTGTCTCTGCTGCCCATCCGGACCTCGGTTCCGGTGGGGGCCTGGGAGACCGGCCCGGTGACGCTGCTCGGCGACGCCGCGCACAGCATGACGCCGTTCCGCGGCATCGGTGCGAACGTCGCTCTGCGCGATGCGCAGCTGCTGTCCCGTGCCCTGGCCGGTGGCGGCGATGTCCGCGCAGCTGTGGCCGATTACGAACGGCGGATGCGCGAATACGGCTATCGAGCGGTACGCGCCTCGGCCCGCAGCGCCGACCGGTTCGTCACCGAAAGCCGCTTCCACCGCGGTCTCACCCGCGGCGGATTCGCCGCCATGGGCAGGGTTTCCGAGCTGCGGCGGAGATTCGCCGGGACGCCAGGCTGA
- a CDS encoding SulP family inorganic anion transporter has protein sequence MLSAVPARLRGTRPAWFSPKVARTEFFGGLVVALALIPEAISFSIIAGVDPRVGLCASFTMAVVISFVGGRAAMISAATGAIALVVAPLAREHGLGYLVATVILGGLFQIVLGSLGVAKLMRFVPRSVMVGFVNALAILIFLAQVPELIAVPWPVYPLFAGGLVLMVLFPRLTKIVPAPLVSIVALTVLTIAAGISVPTVGDKGALPSALPVPGIPDVPFTFGTLGLLAPYAVAFALVGLMESLMTAKLVDDITDTRSSKTREAIGQGIANVVTGVFGGMGGCAMIGQTMINVRTAGSRTRLSTFLAGVFLMVLCLVCGPLVSRIPMAALVAVMMLVAFGTFDWHSVAPATLKRMPAGEITVMVLTVAVVVATSNLAIGVVVGTITAMVIFARRVAHLVDVTSALDPDGNQVVYAVTGALFFASSNDLVSRFDYRGDPGHVVLDLTDAHIWDASTVAALDAITTKYAALGKTVEIVGLNAPSATMHDRLSGELTAGH, from the coding sequence TTGCTGTCCGCCGTGCCCGCGCGGCTGCGCGGTACCCGTCCCGCCTGGTTCTCCCCGAAGGTCGCGCGCACGGAGTTCTTCGGCGGCCTGGTCGTGGCACTGGCACTGATCCCGGAAGCGATCTCGTTCTCGATCATCGCCGGCGTCGATCCGCGGGTGGGTCTGTGCGCCTCGTTCACGATGGCGGTGGTGATCTCGTTCGTGGGCGGACGAGCGGCGATGATCTCCGCGGCCACCGGTGCGATCGCGCTCGTCGTCGCGCCGCTCGCCCGTGAGCACGGGCTGGGTTACCTGGTCGCCACGGTGATCCTCGGCGGGCTGTTCCAGATCGTGCTCGGGTCCCTCGGCGTCGCGAAGCTGATGCGGTTCGTGCCGCGCAGCGTCATGGTCGGATTCGTCAACGCGCTGGCCATCCTGATTTTCCTCGCGCAGGTACCGGAACTCATCGCCGTGCCCTGGCCGGTCTACCCGTTGTTCGCGGGTGGGCTCGTGCTCATGGTGCTCTTCCCCCGGCTCACGAAGATCGTGCCCGCGCCGCTGGTATCCATCGTGGCGCTCACCGTGCTCACCATCGCCGCAGGCATTTCGGTGCCGACGGTCGGCGACAAGGGAGCGCTGCCCTCGGCGCTGCCGGTACCGGGCATCCCGGACGTCCCGTTCACCTTCGGCACGCTCGGACTGCTGGCGCCCTACGCCGTCGCGTTCGCCCTCGTGGGGCTGATGGAATCGCTGATGACCGCGAAGCTGGTCGACGACATCACCGACACCCGGTCCAGCAAGACCCGCGAGGCCATCGGGCAGGGCATCGCCAACGTCGTGACCGGCGTCTTCGGCGGCATGGGCGGCTGCGCGATGATCGGCCAGACCATGATCAACGTCAGGACCGCCGGCTCCCGGACCCGGTTGTCGACGTTCCTGGCCGGGGTCTTCCTGATGGTGCTCTGCCTGGTCTGCGGCCCGCTGGTGTCCCGGATCCCGATGGCCGCACTGGTCGCGGTGATGATGCTCGTCGCGTTCGGCACCTTCGACTGGCACAGCGTCGCACCCGCCACGCTGAAGCGGATGCCGGCCGGCGAGATCACCGTCATGGTGCTCACCGTCGCGGTGGTGGTTGCCACCAGCAACCTCGCCATCGGCGTGGTGGTCGGCACGATCACCGCGATGGTGATCTTCGCCCGCCGGGTGGCGCATCTGGTCGACGTGACCTCAGCCCTCGACCCGGACGGCAACCAGGTCGTGTACGCCGTCACCGGCGCGCTGTTCTTCGCCTCCAGCAACGATCTGGTCTCCCGGTTCGACTATCGCGGCGACCCCGGCCACGTGGTCCTCGACCTCACCGACGCGCACATCTGGGACGCCTCCACGGTCGCCGCGCTCGACGCCATCACCACCAAGTACGCCGCACTCGGCAAGACCGTGGAGATCGTCGGCCTGAACGCGCCCAGCGCCACCATGCACGACCGGCTGTCGGGGGAACTGACCGCGGGGCACTGA
- a CDS encoding MerR family transcriptional regulator, with protein MQIGEVAERTGLSLRTIRYYEEVGLVVPSARSQGGFRLYTEPDIDRLQLIKRMKPLGFQLEEMREVLAILDPVPGSPPVADPAGRLAEFSGAAEQACRDLRAKLTAAEEFSALLRAHRERLPDADSPART; from the coding sequence ATGCAGATCGGCGAGGTCGCCGAGCGTACCGGCCTTTCCCTGCGCACCATCCGCTACTACGAGGAAGTCGGGCTGGTCGTGCCGAGCGCGCGCAGCCAGGGCGGGTTCCGCCTGTACACCGAACCGGACATCGACCGGTTGCAGCTGATCAAGCGGATGAAACCGCTGGGTTTCCAGCTCGAGGAGATGCGCGAGGTGCTCGCCATCCTGGACCCGGTTCCGGGCAGCCCGCCCGTGGCCGACCCGGCCGGGCGGCTCGCGGAGTTCAGCGGCGCCGCGGAGCAGGCCTGCCGGGATCTGCGGGCGAAGCTCACCGCGGCCGAGGAGTTTTCCGCGCTGCTGCGCGCGCACCGCGAGCGACTGCCGGACGCGGACTCCCCGGCCCGCACGTGA
- a CDS encoding NmrA family NAD(P)-binding protein has protein sequence MTAETETMGSSPESGRYPRERAVVILVTGPSGKVGSEAVRLLGEQQHAARALVRDRSRAPRGAADVAVGDFEQRATVDAAMREVDTVLLISAAVPEHEIAVIDAAVRQGVGHVVKITNHKATADSPVARRRDHARVEAHVRATGLDYTLLAPNFFLQNLFAFIPSIRESHSFVMCSGDGRLGMVDARDVAAAAATVAGAPAAHAGRSYLLTGPELVSYADVATALGTALGHEVEYRSVSPETHRAMLVDAGVPESAATSNVQAFGLVAEGDAAWLSGDAGRLIGRAPRSLREFVADHVSAFA, from the coding sequence ATGACAGCGGAAACGGAGACGATGGGCTCGAGCCCGGAATCCGGGCGCTACCCCAGGGAAAGGGCCGTGGTGATTCTGGTGACCGGGCCGTCGGGCAAGGTCGGATCCGAGGCGGTACGGCTGCTCGGCGAGCAGCAGCACGCGGCCAGAGCGCTGGTCCGGGACCGGTCGCGGGCGCCACGCGGCGCCGCGGACGTAGCGGTGGGCGATTTCGAGCAGCGGGCGACGGTGGACGCGGCGATGCGCGAGGTGGACACCGTGCTGCTGATCAGCGCCGCGGTGCCGGAGCACGAGATCGCGGTTATCGATGCCGCCGTACGCCAGGGCGTGGGGCACGTCGTGAAGATCACCAATCACAAGGCGACAGCGGATTCGCCGGTCGCGCGGCGCCGCGACCACGCGCGGGTGGAGGCGCACGTGCGTGCCACCGGACTCGACTACACGTTGCTGGCTCCGAACTTCTTCCTGCAGAACCTTTTCGCTTTCATTCCTTCGATCAGGGAGTCGCACAGCTTCGTCATGTGCTCCGGCGACGGCCGGCTCGGCATGGTCGATGCCCGGGACGTCGCGGCGGCCGCGGCCACGGTCGCGGGCGCGCCGGCAGCGCACGCGGGCCGCAGCTACCTGCTGACCGGTCCGGAGCTGGTCAGCTACGCCGACGTGGCGACGGCGCTCGGCACCGCACTCGGGCACGAGGTCGAGTACCGAAGCGTCTCCCCCGAGACGCATCGCGCGATGCTGGTCGACGCGGGCGTGCCCGAATCGGCCGCCACCTCGAACGTGCAGGCCTTCGGCCTCGTCGCGGAAGGCGACGCGGCCTGGCTTTCCGGCGATGCCGGACGGCTCATCGGCCGCGCCCCGCGCAGCCTCCGCGAATTCGTCGCCGACCACGTCTCCGCGTTCGCCTGA
- a CDS encoding winged helix-turn-helix transcriptional regulator: MLANKWVLYLLSILEGSARPLRFTEIRCRIDGITQKSLTQALRNLERDGLVSRTVYPAIPPHVEYALTDLGLEAGRLTTQIAEWSRANAPRIVAARDHHAQKPSAAFGSPEQR, translated from the coding sequence GTGCTCGCGAACAAGTGGGTGCTCTACCTCCTCAGCATCCTCGAGGGCAGCGCGCGGCCGCTCCGGTTCACCGAGATCCGCTGCCGGATCGACGGCATCACACAGAAATCGCTCACCCAGGCACTGCGCAACCTCGAACGCGACGGCCTCGTCAGCCGCACCGTCTACCCGGCCATCCCGCCCCACGTCGAATACGCCCTGACCGACCTCGGCCTCGAAGCGGGGCGGCTCACCACCCAGATCGCCGAATGGTCCCGCGCCAACGCACCGCGGATCGTCGCGGCTCGCGACCACCACGCGCAGAAGCCGTCCGCCGCGTTCGGCAGTCCTGAGCAGCGGTGA
- the argS gene encoding arginine--tRNA ligase, which translates to MQQLEVNEELGRRVVNALHSAFGIDPEPADALVVVSTRDGVDYQCNLAMSLGKRLGRPPREVAAQIVAHLDLGDIAEPPEIAGPGFVNLVLRRSWLERRVAALAGDDRLGVAPAEKPRRIALDYSSPNVAKEMHVGHLRSTVLGDAIARLLRFAGHEVLPHNHLGDWGTPFGMLIEHLIDEPPAVRGGISDLNAFYQAARRKFDSDEAFATRSRERVVKLQGGDTETLAVWQELIDESTRHFNEVYRQLGTTLTNADLYGESFYNPNLAKVVDELEASGLTEISDGAVCVFPEGFRNRDDDRLPLIVRKRDGGYGYAATDLATAKYWTAERGATDLLYVVGTPQAQHFAMLFAVCRAAGWLDGVHAEHIGFGSVLGADGKVMRTRAGETIKLADLLDEAVSQAAEVVSERSELSAAEQRAVAHAVGIGAVKYADLSGDRERDYVFAWDRMLAKDGNTSVYLQYAHARIESILAKAGDRGDGAPVILAEAAERALALTLLRFGEAVRAAVSAYAPHKLCTYLYDTAVAFSRFYEQCPVLTAETPELRDSRLQLSALTSRTLVLGLGLLGIEAPRRL; encoded by the coding sequence GTGCAGCAGCTCGAAGTGAACGAGGAACTGGGGCGACGCGTGGTGAACGCCCTCCACAGCGCCTTCGGCATCGACCCGGAACCGGCGGACGCACTCGTCGTCGTGTCCACTCGCGACGGTGTCGACTACCAGTGCAACCTGGCGATGAGCCTCGGCAAGCGGCTCGGCCGGCCACCGCGGGAGGTGGCCGCGCAGATCGTCGCGCACCTGGACCTGGGAGACATCGCCGAGCCACCGGAGATCGCAGGTCCCGGATTCGTGAATCTCGTCCTGCGCCGCTCGTGGCTGGAACGGCGCGTGGCAGCGCTGGCGGGCGACGACCGGCTCGGTGTGGCCCCGGCGGAAAAGCCGCGCCGCATCGCCCTCGACTACAGCAGCCCCAACGTCGCGAAGGAGATGCACGTCGGGCATCTGCGGTCCACAGTGCTCGGTGACGCGATCGCCCGGCTGCTGCGGTTCGCCGGGCACGAAGTGCTGCCGCACAACCATCTCGGCGACTGGGGCACCCCCTTCGGCATGCTCATCGAGCATCTGATCGACGAACCGCCCGCGGTGCGTGGCGGAATCAGCGACCTCAACGCGTTCTACCAGGCCGCGCGCCGGAAGTTCGACAGCGACGAGGCGTTCGCGACGAGGTCCCGCGAGCGCGTGGTGAAACTGCAGGGCGGGGACACCGAAACCCTTGCGGTATGGCAGGAACTCATCGACGAGTCGACTCGGCATTTCAACGAGGTCTACCGGCAGCTCGGCACCACGCTCACCAACGCTGACCTCTACGGTGAAAGCTTCTACAACCCGAATCTCGCGAAAGTCGTCGACGAACTCGAGGCAAGTGGGCTCACCGAGATCAGCGACGGCGCGGTCTGCGTGTTCCCCGAAGGCTTCCGCAACCGCGACGACGATCGGCTGCCGCTGATCGTGCGCAAACGGGACGGCGGCTACGGCTACGCGGCCACGGATCTCGCCACGGCGAAGTACTGGACCGCCGAGCGTGGTGCGACCGATCTGCTGTACGTGGTCGGCACGCCGCAAGCACAGCACTTCGCGATGCTTTTCGCGGTGTGCCGCGCGGCCGGATGGCTCGACGGTGTGCACGCCGAGCACATCGGATTCGGCTCGGTGCTCGGCGCGGACGGCAAGGTGATGCGGACACGCGCCGGCGAGACGATCAAGCTCGCCGACTTGCTCGACGAAGCGGTCAGCCAGGCCGCGGAGGTCGTCTCCGAGCGCAGCGAACTGAGCGCCGCGGAACAGCGCGCTGTCGCGCATGCGGTGGGCATCGGCGCGGTGAAGTACGCCGATCTGTCCGGGGACCGCGAGCGGGACTACGTGTTCGCGTGGGACCGCATGCTCGCCAAGGACGGCAACACGTCCGTCTACCTGCAGTACGCGCACGCGCGGATCGAGTCGATCCTCGCCAAAGCAGGCGACCGCGGCGACGGCGCGCCCGTCATACTGGCCGAAGCGGCGGAACGAGCACTGGCGCTTACTCTCTTGCGCTTCGGTGAGGCTGTACGGGCGGCAGTGTCGGCGTACGCACCGCACAAGCTGTGTACGTATCTGTACGACACCGCTGTCGCGTTCTCACGGTTCTACGAACAATGTCCCGTGCTCACTGCAGAGACACCGGAGCTACGGGACTCCCGGCTCCAGCTGTCGGCACTGACCTCGCGGACCCTCGTACTCGGCCTGGGCTTGCTCGGTATCGAGGCGCCCCGACGTCTCTGA
- a CDS encoding MFS transporter — translation MGEPAAVEGVVRHRLPVRKLFAASAGNALEWFDWTIYATFSIYFAGAFFPPGNDALALINTFATYALAFFFRPLGGVLLGRFADVHGRKPAMILTIGLMAGGSVAIGVLPTFAQVGWLAPVLLLIARIAQGLSLGGEVSNASAYLGEVAPRQRRGRYSSFFYISTGTAVLIATVLGFVLARTMDKAQLGSFGWRIPFLLGGVLGVVGLWLRRSLAETELYHQKKDQARRVRRPLLTTLTHHPRAVGQLVGFTMLSTLCYYTFFSALTSFAVKTRGADDVDTFLALSIGTALFVALQYPMGALADRAGRRPQLLVWSGATALVIVPLSYLVRPGLGSLLVVFCVGLGLYTAMTSLAPAIMSELFPTELRGLGIGAWYNLTVAVFGGTAPLVLNALSTTGAGTAFFWYVAVAAAIAFLVILRLPETKGSELR, via the coding sequence ATGGGTGAGCCGGCGGCGGTCGAGGGTGTGGTGCGGCATCGGTTGCCGGTGCGGAAGTTGTTCGCCGCCAGTGCCGGGAACGCGCTCGAGTGGTTCGACTGGACGATCTATGCGACGTTCAGCATCTACTTCGCCGGGGCCTTCTTCCCGCCCGGCAATGATGCGCTCGCCCTGATCAACACGTTCGCCACCTATGCGCTCGCGTTCTTCTTCCGGCCGCTCGGCGGGGTGCTGCTCGGGCGGTTCGCCGACGTGCACGGACGCAAGCCGGCCATGATCCTCACCATCGGGCTGATGGCCGGCGGGTCCGTCGCGATCGGAGTATTGCCCACGTTCGCGCAGGTCGGATGGCTCGCGCCGGTGTTGCTGCTGATCGCGCGGATCGCGCAGGGGCTCTCGCTCGGCGGCGAAGTGTCCAACGCCTCGGCCTACCTCGGCGAGGTCGCGCCGAGGCAGCGGCGGGGGCGGTACTCCTCGTTCTTCTACATCTCCACCGGCACCGCCGTGCTCATCGCGACCGTGCTCGGCTTCGTGCTCGCGCGCACCATGGACAAGGCCCAGCTCGGTTCGTTCGGCTGGAGGATTCCGTTCCTGCTCGGCGGCGTGCTCGGCGTGGTCGGCCTCTGGCTGCGCCGCAGTCTCGCGGAAACCGAGCTGTACCACCAGAAGAAGGACCAAGCCCGGCGCGTCCGGCGACCGCTGCTCACCACGCTTACGCACCATCCCCGCGCGGTCGGGCAGCTCGTCGGCTTCACCATGCTGTCCACGCTCTGCTACTACACGTTCTTCAGCGCGCTCACCTCGTTCGCGGTCAAGACCCGTGGCGCGGACGACGTAGACACCTTCCTAGCGCTGTCCATCGGCACCGCGCTGTTCGTCGCGCTGCAGTACCCGATGGGGGCGCTCGCCGACCGGGCCGGACGCCGACCGCAACTGCTCGTGTGGTCGGGAGCGACCGCACTGGTGATCGTGCCGCTCTCCTACCTCGTACGACCCGGGCTGGGCAGCCTGCTCGTCGTGTTCTGCGTGGGGCTCGGGCTCTACACCGCGATGACCTCGCTGGCCCCGGCGATCATGAGCGAGCTGTTCCCCACAGAACTGCGCGGCCTGGGCATCGGCGCCTGGTACAACCTCACCGTCGCGGTGTTCGGCGGCACCGCTCCCCTAGTGCTCAACGCGCTGTCCACGACCGGTGCCGGCACCGCGTTCTTCTGGTACGTGGCCGTCGCGGCGGCGATCGCGTTTCTCGTCATCCTGCGCCTGCCCGAGACGAAGGGCAGCGAGCTGCGGTAA
- a CDS encoding RecQ family ATP-dependent DNA helicase has protein sequence MDTTETLRTRAETLLRALAGDTATLRDDQWTAIEALVAQHRRALVVQRTGWGKSAVYFLATALLREQGAGPTVIVSPLLALMRNQIAAAARAGIHAATINSANAQEWDQVQASVATGEVDVLLVSPERLNNPDFRDRVLPKLTAEAGLLVVDEAHCISDWGHDFRPDYRRLRTLLGELPDGVPVLATTATANDRVATDVAEQLGIGDRAGTLVLRGPLDRESLRLAVAELPTDQARLAWLAEHLAELPGSGIIYTLTVAAAHDVAALLGDRGYPVTAYTGKTDPADRQAAEDDLLANRVKALVATSALGMGFDKPDLGFVVHLGAPSSPIAYYQQVGRAGRGVERAEVVLLPGREDKAIWAYFGSLAFPDELRVSQVLNALSYADRPLSTAALEPSVELSRSRLEMVLKVLDVDGAVRRVRGGWESTGQHWDYDRERYERVGTARAAEQEAMLGYVATTGCRMEYLRRQLDDPEAAPCGRCDNCTGQHWDTAVSEEVAGATRERLDRPGVDIAPRKQWPSGMGGLEVPLSGRIAAGEQAEPGQVLGRLTDVGWGGRLRSLVGTGSADGEVPDSVFEACVTVLASWRWAQRPVAVVAIPSATRPHLVDSLALRLSAIGRLDYLGELASAGPPPRQANSAQRLADLWRRLSLPEPVASAVAGLQGPVLLVDDVIDTGWTMTLATRLLRNAGADAVLPFALASTA, from the coding sequence GTGGACACCACCGAGACCCTGCGAACCCGCGCCGAGACCCTGCTCCGCGCGCTCGCCGGCGACACCGCCACCCTCCGCGACGACCAGTGGACGGCCATCGAGGCGCTGGTCGCGCAGCACCGGCGCGCGCTCGTCGTGCAGCGCACCGGATGGGGAAAGTCCGCGGTGTACTTCCTCGCCACGGCGCTGCTGCGGGAGCAGGGCGCGGGACCCACGGTGATCGTCTCGCCCCTGCTCGCGTTGATGCGCAACCAGATCGCCGCGGCGGCGCGCGCCGGGATCCACGCGGCGACGATCAACTCGGCCAACGCGCAGGAGTGGGATCAGGTCCAGGCAAGTGTCGCGACGGGCGAGGTCGATGTGCTCCTGGTTAGCCCGGAACGGCTGAACAACCCGGATTTCCGCGACCGGGTGCTGCCCAAGCTCACCGCGGAGGCCGGACTGCTGGTGGTGGACGAGGCGCACTGCATCTCCGACTGGGGGCACGACTTCCGGCCGGACTACCGGCGGCTGCGCACGCTGCTGGGTGAGCTGCCCGACGGGGTGCCGGTGCTGGCCACCACCGCGACCGCCAACGACCGGGTGGCCACCGACGTCGCCGAGCAGCTCGGCATCGGCGACCGGGCCGGCACCCTGGTGCTGCGCGGACCACTGGACCGGGAGAGTCTGCGGCTGGCGGTCGCCGAGCTGCCCACGGACCAGGCCCGGCTCGCCTGGCTCGCCGAACACCTGGCGGAGCTGCCCGGATCCGGGATCATCTACACCCTCACGGTCGCGGCCGCGCACGACGTCGCGGCGCTGCTCGGCGACCGCGGGTACCCGGTCACGGCCTACACCGGCAAGACCGATCCGGCCGATCGGCAGGCAGCCGAGGACGATTTGCTGGCGAACCGCGTCAAGGCGCTCGTGGCCACCTCCGCACTCGGGATGGGTTTCGACAAGCCGGATCTCGGCTTCGTGGTGCACCTGGGCGCGCCGTCCTCGCCGATCGCCTACTACCAGCAGGTCGGCCGGGCCGGCCGCGGGGTGGAGCGGGCCGAGGTCGTGCTGCTGCCGGGGCGGGAGGACAAGGCGATCTGGGCGTACTTCGGATCGCTGGCTTTCCCGGACGAGTTGCGCGTGTCCCAGGTGCTCAATGCGCTGTCCTACGCCGACCGTCCACTTTCGACAGCGGCTCTGGAGCCGTCGGTCGAGCTTTCCCGGTCGCGGCTGGAGATGGTGCTGAAGGTGCTCGACGTCGACGGTGCGGTGCGCCGGGTACGCGGTGGCTGGGAGAGCACCGGGCAGCACTGGGACTACGACCGCGAACGCTACGAACGCGTGGGTACGGCGCGTGCCGCGGAGCAGGAGGCGATGCTCGGGTACGTGGCGACGACCGGGTGCCGGATGGAGTACCTGCGCCGGCAGCTGGACGATCCGGAGGCGGCGCCGTGCGGGCGTTGCGACAACTGCACCGGACAGCACTGGGACACGGCGGTGTCCGAGGAGGTGGCCGGCGCCACGCGGGAACGGCTGGACCGGCCGGGGGTGGACATCGCACCACGCAAGCAGTGGCCGAGCGGGATGGGTGGGCTCGAGGTGCCGTTGTCCGGCCGGATCGCGGCCGGCGAACAGGCTGAGCCGGGGCAGGTACTGGGCCGGCTCACCGACGTGGGCTGGGGCGGGCGGCTGCGCTCGCTCGTCGGCACGGGTTCGGCCGACGGCGAGGTGCCGGACTCGGTGTTCGAAGCGTGCGTCACGGTGCTGGCCTCATGGCGATGGGCGCAGCGGCCGGTGGCAGTGGTCGCGATCCCGTCGGCGACGCGGCCGCACCTGGTCGACAGCCTCGCCCTGCGACTGTCCGCGATCGGACGGCTGGACTACCTCGGCGAACTGGCCTCGGCCGGCCCGCCGCCCCGGCAGGCGAACAGCGCCCAGCGCCTGGCGGATCTGTGGCGGCGGCTGAGCCTGCCAGAGCCGGTGGCCTCGGCGGTCGCCGGGCTCCAGGGCCCGGTCCTGCTGGTGGACGACGTGATCGACACCGGCTGGACGATGACCCTGGCCACCCGCCTGCTCCGCAACGCCGGGGCGGACGCGGTGCTCCCGTTCGCCTTGGCCAGCACAGCCTGA